Proteins from a single region of Kluyveromyces lactis strain NRRL Y-1140 chromosome C complete sequence:
- the ARC15 gene encoding Arc15p (similar to uniprot|P40518 Saccharomyces cerevisiae YIL062C ARC15 Subunit of the ARP2/3 complex which is required for the motility and integrity of cortical actin patches), producing the protein MEDWRRIDIDAYDPESGRLTADDLKPPYSHTVSLQELQPTIQQLRSYTSSGDFAAAVELFTTDPPYNADEQAKSQYFSGILEVLTQVRQVDIANIVKRLDRKQQDALIKYLYKGMSIPEGQKHGGILLAWFEKLTQVAGVNPIVHYLSDRRTV; encoded by the coding sequence ATGGAAGACTGGagaagaattgatatcGATGCTTACGATCCTGAAAGTGGGAGATTAACGGCggatgatttgaaaccacCATATTCACATACCGTGAGTTTACAAGAGTTACAGCCAACCATTCAACAGTTACGTTCTTACACATCATCTGGTGATTTTGCAGCTGCTGTTGAGCTATTCACAACTGATCCTCCATACAACGCCGACGAACAAGCGAAATCACAATATTTCTCTGGTATATTGGAGGTGCTAACCCAAGTGAGACAAGTGGATATTGCTAATATAGTTAAGCGCTTGGATCGCAAGCAACAAGACGCATTGATAAAATACCTATACAAGGGTATGTCTATACCTGAGGGTCAAAAGCATGGGGGTATCCTTCTCGCATGGTTCGAAAAGTTAACGCAAGTTGCGGGTGTCAATCCAATCGTTCACTATCTCTCGGATAGAAGAACTGTATAA